The window AAGAAGCTTGCATTTTTATCTTGGCTATTCTTAGAGGTGAAAAAGAACTGTAGctattttctggaaaattaaagGGAGTTCCTCTCTCCAACAAACAAGATACTAAAAGAACATACTAGTGCTAGGCATTATAAGAGCACAAATACCAACTTTCAGTTTTGCCACATGATGGTTAGTTACCTGTAGCCTGTACACTTATATCCATGGATAGTCTCTGCTTTAAAAGGATGAACGTTACTCAAGATAaatccagctcctgctgccacagCCACTATTTGCCAGCTGTTGTGCCATTCTCTCCTTGGTTGATCAGCAGGTGTCCCACCCTGTCCATTGCAAAGAGCCACATGGacctctccctcctctgtcagcacttctgcagagctggaaggaaagcCAGGCAATAAGAAAAATCCTGCTAGCACACCCAGAAATTTTATAGTGCCAGAAAAACACCTGTAACACAGCTAGAAATCTGTATCACAACAGTCAATTAGCATAGAACTACTTCTGGTTTACTCACCTATGGAAAAAGTGGGCAAGAAGCTCTCTGTTCTTCACTACCCCAGCCTTTCTCCCACAGTGAGGGAAGTTGAAGTAAATACAatcaaattctcttttttctggTAAAAAATAGTCCTTCAGCTTGGTGCAGTCCACAGAAAACACAACTTCATCTCCttcaaaagtaaacaaaaaacaagacTCTGATGTTTATAATTGcggaaaattttaaagaaaggtaGCAATTAAAGTCCTCTAGTCCATTTTTAAGCAtatcagagcagcagctgcccggCATCTTCCCACTCACATGCATTAGGAAAACCAGAAAGCCTAGGCTCCCTTTGCTGTCTTGCAGAGACTTCTGCTAACTGGCTACTTGTTTCAGTCTGATAAGATTTGAGGGTATTTGATTTAGCCTCTTGGACAATTCCAATTCCTCGTGGCAAAAGTGGGCTTCCAAGACGCCTGGAGTGGCGAAGGTCTATAAAGTGACTGAGCAATTCCTACGGAGGCACCGCAGCGCCAGGTCCCTGATTTAAGGAAGGCATGCCGCTCTCGAGCCTTGCTTCGACCGTTACGAAGAGCGGTTACGACTAACGGCCGAGTACCAGCGACACCGTTTCTCTCCCCGTCCCGGCCTCTTACGTCGCTTTGCCCGAGGGCCGCCACTGCCACCCGCCCTCCCCACCGGCCAGCCGAGCCCCGCCGGCGCCGACCCACCTCTCTCCCGCAGCCGCCGGATGCTCTCCGCGGCTCGCCCCCGCCCAGACACCTCCTCTTCGCTCTCGTAGCAAGTGGCCACGACGTGGGTCCCCGCGGCCCCGCACAGGGAGGCCGCGAAGGAGAAGTTGCCTTCCCCGAGCAGCAGGACGCGGCGCACCGGCTCCATGTCCGCAGCCAGGCCGGAGGCCGGCGCGCGCGGGCCGCCGGCGCTCCCTCATGACGTTTCTGCCGGCCAGCGGGCCGCCGGTGCGCTCATCGCCTGTTGGTGGCGTcaggccgcgccgccccggtCCCTCGTGAGGCCGCTGGCCGCCGGCTGTGGGGCGGCGAGCTGCGCTTTGCAGCGGCCCGGGTCTCCGCGCCTCCCCTGGGCCCGCTGCGGAAGCGGCTTCTCCCCTCGGGCGTGGCCTGGGCCTCTGCGGGCCTCCCCGGTGCTTTGTCGGCAGCCGCTCCCCCTCACGGACCCTCTGCGCAGGGCCCAAATAGCTGCCGGCGCCCCTGGCGAGGCCAGGAGCGGTAACTGGTGCGCCGCTGCACTCCCGGGACTGCAGGTTACGGCTTGAGAGAGAATAGCGATGCTTTACTGTCGCCTGTTCTATTTGTGTGccttcagctgctgcacagGGCAAGGACAGTGTTTCAGGAGTCACATGAGTAGTGACAGTGGAAGGCTTAAAATTGGCAAAGGCAAGCTCCAACAGACACCTACCGCCTGCAGTTTATGAGGTCTGGTCCTGGTTCAGGCATTAGGTCCCTGTGGCCTTGGGTAAATCACTTCGTCTGTTTCAAAGGGTGGGTAAGTTACTCTGAGAGGTATTCAGTAAGGTGAAGCTGAGAAATGCAGTATCACAGTTTAGGAAAATAGATACTTACCAtaccacctcctcccccccacccccaccccgaaaaaagaaaaaaaaatgctttttggcATCAAGAAGGAACACAGTTCTTCTGTGGAAGTGTAGGAGGTCTTTCTCCAGTCACCAGGGGGGTGGAAGGGACAACATTGCATGTCACGTTACCTGCTGTTGAGATCCAAGCTGATCCTAGGGAGTTGTTGATTTCTATTGCCAGACCATGTCCAAGATCTGCTTGTACAACTCCCTCCGTGGCTCCTTAATGCATGCTACTGGCCATGCTACTGTCCCGTGGACTGGGACAGCACTTCTAAGTTTTCCCTGTATGGCTGGAGGTGCACCACCAATGAAAATGATTACTCAATGAAAACCCTTATGGGGAACTAGAATGAAGAGCAATATGATATCCAGAGAATTGTGCAGCCCAAGCCACTTGTTCCCAGGAATGTCCTTGTGCTTTTCGTTACTGTGGATATAGCAAATCTCAGTTGAGATGATCACTGGTCACTTAATTTGTCATGCACACAGGGCATTATCCTTTCAATCCCCAGCTACGAATCCATCAGAGGTAAGCCTCCCATGAGTAGCTTCCCTTTCTGCAGCCCCGCTCCTAGtcttttctactgttttttaaaaatgcagaaaggcaACAGTCAGCACCCTTTTCTCTGATGAGTGCCCTACAACAGTCCCACTACAGGAGTAAAAATGTGAggaatgcttttttgtttaaactcaGTCTTACTCCTTGCAACAGTGGCCCCAGTCCAgctctctttcctttgctgttcagATGGTGAATCAAAAGTAATCACCGAAGCTTTGTGATCTTAGGTTAGACTGATTTGAAAGTAGTAGTGCAATTGCAGACACTTTGGTCTTCCTGTAAGATATAAAATGTtaaagttttttatttatatttagcCATGCTAAATgtgagtttttcttttcagtgtacTCACTGCTTTGAAACAACATACTCTTCAGATTACAACAAGGGAAAGcatcacagaataaaaagtaCGTGCACAGAACTGAAACATAGTCTGTTGGATCTGTAGTGTAGCTAGAGGAGCTTCTGAATGACATTTGTGCTTAGAGATGACAGAATTGTTTTCTGTCGTTTTCTCATTGTTGAGTTGTGCTCCTGTGCCACCACAGAACAGGTATTTCGAGTCATTCAGGGAGTGGTATTTGCATTTCAAGTATTCTTGTCTAGCTAATCTCATAAAGTTTGTCACCAAGGAGCTTTCACTCAAAATTCCCATTTCTTGCTCCTGAGTTTGAGCCTAACAAAACCCTGCTGTATAGAAAAGATTTCCCTCAGTTGCACTTTCTGGATATATTCTAACTATTTTGCACTTACTTCCTCAagcttttttgtgtttattctttCAGGATTTGAATGAGAACCTTGTTGGTTTCCAAGCCAACACCCTGAGTTGGAACCTCCTTTGTTCAACCCAACTGCTCAGTCCTGCTACACAATAGACTGCAGGCCTCCATATGgcagcattttttttgcttgtgtcCAACACTCAGAGAAGGAACAAGAAGGATGCAGGAAGAGCAACAGAGATGGAGAGAATCTGCAGACTATGCCTTCAGAGAAACAGGAGGCCTGTCTGCTTGCAGTGCTACAAGGATATCCTTCAAACAAAAAGACCTGTCACACATTAAAGCCAAATGTAGCATCACGTGAAAAATGTTCTTCCTGCTTTCTAAGCTGTATTGTTTGTAACCTATGTGTGTTTCTGTCATTTGTTTTGGGTGCAGAGGTGACTGCAAGTCACCAGTCACCCTGCACCTTGTCAGTCAAACCCAACTAACATCTTAACTGGAAGAGCTTATTACAACCAGCTAATAGGAAACACTCGACCTTGGCAATTAGGTGGGATTTGGGGTATTTGACAATGACCCCACATCACTGAgtgctcattttatttttctcacttaaAGCCGTGGAAGAAGCATGCCTTCTCAGTTCATTTGAGATTTAAACTGATCCCTTCTAATATAACTTTTGTCCTAGCAGGTATAGGTATAAAGAATGTAGAAAATAGGTCAGGTCATAACTGAGTCTGATGATCTGTGTGACAGATGTATGGCATTCTGTCCTTTTTGGAGATGAATTTTAGAAATTCAGTTCAAAT of the Ciconia boyciana chromosome 20, ASM3463844v1, whole genome shotgun sequence genome contains:
- the FDXACB1 gene encoding ferredoxin-fold anticodon-binding domain-containing protein 1 isoform X3, whose translation is MEPVRRVLLLGEGNFSFAASLCGAAGTHVVATCYESEEEVSGRGRAAESIRRLRERGDEVVFSVDCTKLKDYFLPEKREFDCIYFNFPHCGRKAGVVKNRELLAHFFHSSAEVLTEEGEVHVALCNGQGGTPADQPRREWHNSWQIVAVAAGAGFILSNVHPFKAETIHGYKCTGYRSQDKSFCVEGALDHIFTRSTPLPCFKPMICEIELESRKVYFQVPQVLVDKINRCSSSVCTCCRSGKCGLRLVGPNTVCCCSASYKGSVGFKYLCTF
- the FDXACB1 gene encoding ferredoxin-fold anticodon-binding domain-containing protein 1 isoform X4, with protein sequence MEPVRRVLLLGEGNFSFAASLCGAAGTHVVATCYESEEEVSGRGRAAESIRRLRERGDEVVFSVDCTKLKDYFLPEKREFDCIYFNFPHCGRKAGVVKNRELLAHFFHSSAEVLTEEGEVHVALCNGQGGTPADQPRREWHNSWQIVAVAAGAGFILSNVHPFKAETIHGYKCTGYRSQDKSFCVEGALDHIFTRSTPLPCFKPMICEIELESRKVYFQVPQVLVDKINRMSCSISFSSLLHVGLWLWATYKQVYRTKRNFMVETKLLYT